AAATTCGAAGAGGGGCCTTATAAAGAACCCGGCATGGGCCTTCAATACACCAGCATCGCATCGCAGGACCAGTCGCTGATCCGGCAATTTATCATTGAAGAGATCAACAGAGGTATCAATGCCCTCTAACAGGTTGTTGAAAAATACTTAGTTTACCCTTCGACCCTTCGGCAAGCTCAGGACTCAGGGCGAACGGAGCGTGTATTGAATTTATTCGTATTTATCCGTTCGTGGTGAGCCTGTCGAACCACAAAAAGACTTTTTCAACAGCCCTCTAAGGCAATCAACCGCAGAGAAATACTTACAGCGCCAAATGCTTACTGTTTTTTTAAGAACGCGAGCATTCCTTGTTAACCTCTGTGGTTAAGACGTGACAGATTTTCGATGGGCACTTGAAGTTTGCACGGAACTTGTGATAAGATAAGTCGAGATCGCATCTCAATTCTGACAACAGGAGGAAAAGAATATCATGGAGAAGGTATCATACAAGGATATCGGTCTGGTCACGACCACGGAGATGTTCGCAAAGGCAATGAAAGGCAAGTACGCGATCCCGGCGTATAATTTCAACAACATGGAGCAGCTCCAGGCCATCGTCATGGGTTGTGTTGAATCGAAATCGCCGTTCATCCTGCAGGTCTCGAGCGGCGCGCGGAAGTACGCGAACCAGACCCTCCTGCGTTTCCTGGCCATGGGCGCGGTCGGGATGATCAAGGACGCCAATTCACCGGTGAAATTCGCCCTCCACCTTGACCACGGCGACACCTTCGAGCTTTGCAAATCCTGCGTTGATACGGGTTTTTCATCTATCATGATCGACGGGTCCCATCATTCATACGATGACAACGTGAAATTGACCAGACAGGTGGTTGAATATTGCCACGCCAACAATGTCGTAGTAGAAGGGGAACTGGGTCAACTTGCGGGCATTGAGGACGCGGTATCCGCGGAGAAGTCCACCTACACGAAGCCCGAGCAGGTTGAGGACTTTGTGAAGAAGACGAATGTCGATTCCCTGGCCATCTCGATCGGCACATCCCACGGCGCCATGAAGTTCAAACCCGAGCAGTGCACACGCGATTCGCGCGGGGTGCTGGTCCCGCCGCCGCTCAGGTTCGACATTCTCGAGGAGATCGAGAAGCGGATCCCAGGCTTCCCCATCGTGCTGCACGGTGCGTCGTCGGTCATCCCTGATTATGTCGAGATCATCAATAAGAACGGCGGCGCCCTGAAGGATGCTGTCGGCATCCCCGAAGAACAACTCAGGAAGGCGGCGCGGAGCGCCGTATGCAAGGTCAACATCGACAGTGACGGCCGCCTCGCGATGACGGCCATGATCCGGAAGACCCTGGCTGAAAAGCCCTCGGAGTTCGATCCGAGAAAATACCTCGGCCCGGCACGCGACGAGCTTATCAAGATGATCATCCATAAGAACAAGGAAGTGCTCGGCTCGGCAGGACAGGCTTAGGATCAGGCCGCTGAGGGATAAATCATGATGGGCTGTTGAAAGGCATCGTGCCTTTCAACAGCTTTTTTATTACTTTCATGGCGCCATGCCGATCAATGAGCAACCATAAACATCGCCTCTTCATACATAACACAACGCTCTTTTTCATAACCGTTGCCCTCAGACATGTCCTCGCTGACAACGCTTTTGAAGAACCAGATGGGGGTTGAGCTAAGAGTTCGGATGAGGGAGTAGCGCGACGAAGGAAGTCGGTCCCGTAACTCATTATCAAGGAGGATCTATGGCAGCATGGCTACTTCCCGCAGTAAAAGTAATCCTGCCTTACCTCGGCTCGATCGTTACAGCGGCGATACCGGTCTTTACCACGCGAAAAAGCGATGAGGCGGCGGCTGCGCAAGCACAGCTCCTGCAGCAGCAGATTACCGAGCTGCAATCTGCTGCCTCACAAAACGCGGTGCACATTAAGGAACTGGCCGAGCAGTTACAAAAGACAATAGTTGCTCTTGAGCAAGGGGCGGCACTCGCCGAATCGAGGTTCAGGCGCACCGCGGCGCTTTGCATTGGAGCGATCATTGTGTCATGTATCGCGCTTTGCGTTTCGTTAATTGCATTGTTTGAGCACTAGCACGCCTGTGCGGTTATCTGAAAAGGGAACAACGGGAGGACCATCCTCATGCTGGAGAAGAAAGATTTTGCCACCGGTTGCCTGACGATACTACTATGCGTGGTTTTGTTCCCTCTCTTTTTTCTGGTCTTCAAGTTGACCCTTGCTCTCGCCCTCTTCCTCGCAATCGTTACCGGCATTCTCCTCGGGATAACTCTTTTAGGCAGGATCGTAAGATTTTTTATCACGGGGAAATGATTGCGGTACTCGGGGGATGGGGTACCGAGTACCGATGACAGCTGATTCGACGGACTCATGATGCCTGCGGCAGAAGTGCATCAGGAGCACCCTGCGCTCGCCGCTGCCGGCAGGCAATAAGTCCGTGCGTATTCAGTTCCTGTTAGGCTGCCTCGTAGTACATTGCATTCGCTGCGACTTCGGCGCTGATCTCCCGGTCGATAGTGTCCGTGCTGATCGCCTTGGAATGCTTGCAATAGACCCTGATATACCCGCCCGCGTCATTGGTGATCGTAAAAATATCGGCCCCGGCGTTTTCCATACCCTGTGCGATCAACTGGGCATGGTAATCATCCTGTGCTGTCCTCTGTGTTATTATCATCTTCATGGCACACCTCCTTTATGTACTATGAAAATATACAATAAGCATGCCATTGGATAACTACAGGAAAAATCGTGCTTATGGATTTTCATAGATGCGGCTTATGCTCACCTATTGAGCAGCGTTGCCTCTTTTGGAGTCATTAAGCATTACTTAATATCATCTTGGCAGTCATCAAGGTATACTGAGCGCAGCGAAGAATCTCGTTTTCCCGGACAGATGAGAGATCCTTCACGGAGTTTACCCTGAACGAGAGATTCTTCAGTTGCTTCGCTCCTTCAGAATGACAAAGTGAAGGGTTCAGGATGACGGGATAAGGTGTTCTTCGACAGCCTGTCTCAACGTGACATCACTACGTATGAAAACACGTGTCCGAAAAATACAAGTTCGAGATCTTCAGATAGATCCGCCTTTGCTCCTGGCACCCATGGCAGGTATCACGCACAGCGCTTTCCGGCAGATCTGTTGCGGCTTTGGCGGGGTCGGCCTGTTATCAACGGAAATGCTTGCGGCAAGAAGGCTGCCCACGGAAAGTTCGCGGTTCTCTCCGTACATTATCAGGACTGCTCTGGAAAAACCTCTTTCCTATCAACTCCTGATCTCCACGGAGCAGGAGGTTGCTCCAGCCATTGAGGTCCTTCATAAACTGAAGGCGGATGCCATAGATCTGAACATGGGTTGTCCGGCATCTGCGGTCGGCAAATTCGGCGCGGGTATCCAGTTGATGGAACTGCCCCGGGATGTCCGTTGCATGGTAGCCGAGGCGCGGAAACGCACCACGCTTCCCCTCACGGCAAAGATCCGGCTCGGCATCGAGCTGGACGAACAGAAATTATTGGACTTCTGCGCCATGCTCGAAGACGAAGGCATTGATATGCTCTCGGTTCATGCCCGGCTCAAGAAAGAGTCCTTTGCCAGAACTCCGCGATGGGAGTGGGTCGCCAGGGTAAAAGGACGGCTCTCGATCCCGGTCATTGCCAATGGCGGGATCTTTACGGTCCAGGATGCGGAAAATTGTCTTCGTATTTCCGGCGCCGACGGTCTGATGCTCGGCCGCGGTGCGGTGATACAACCCTGGCTTTTTGCCGAGATCGCCCGGGAAGTGTACGGCTGCACACTTGCTCAGTCGGCCGTATCGCTGCCGATGGTCTATAACAGCTTTATCGACCACCTTATCGAGCTTTATCGGCCTGAATACCGGCTGGGCAGGCTCAAAGAGTTCACCCATTATTTCGCCCGAAACTATAAGTTCGGCCACCTCCTGGCATCACGGGTCCAGACCAGCGCGAGTGTGGACGAAGTACGGGAAAGAGCCGGCATATTTTTTGAGCGAGGTGAATAGGTGAGGTGGGGAAGGTGAAACAGCCGCTGGCAGAATTTATTGACGTCTTTACGACGCGGCCCACTTTGATTCGCTGCCGGAAACGGGATCCCGTTTTATGGATCCAAGCTGCATCGCGACGAGCGGTTCCAGGTCCTTGAGCGGTTCGCGAAAAACCGATTGCGCAGACTGATCATGAAAACCAATTGTCGCATCATCGGGCAGGGAAGCAAATCGAATGCCTGAACGATACTGAGTCCCCACCTGTTTGCTCCAAAGCAGCACACCGCCGTGTTGACCCCAGATCCGTTCCCTGAACCAGACTAAGCCGGGTTCCATGGGCGTATTCGATTCGATGCCTACGCCATTCCTGCTTATATCCACGATATGACCATGATGATCTGTCCGGTCAAGCTGTTTGAACTTGATAACGTTCATGGCAAGGTCCCGCTTTACCGTGACCGGCTGTCGCTCTGAATTTCTGTTATGTTCCATGGTTTTATTATACAGGAAATCTCAGGAATGTGAAGCGAATTTATTTGTCGTTCCGAGAGATTATCGCAGAGTCTATTCATGACATCAGAGAATGTAGTATAATGATGGTGATATATTAGTAATTTATCTAATCCTTTTGAATTATGCATGCGCTGTTTCATGTGAATCCAAGGAGAACATATGAAAATACTGCTCGTTTATCCCAAATACCCGATAACGTTCTGGAGTTTCAAGTACGCCTTGAAGTTCATTTCTAAAAATGCGAGCCTTCCTCCTTTGGGGCTGCTGACCGTTGCAGCAATGCTGCCTGCTGACTGGGAGGTCCGCCTCGTTGATAAAAACGTGAAGAACCTTTCGGACGCTGACCTTCTCTGGGCTGATTATGTTTTTCTCAGCGCCATGTCCATCCAGCGGGAGTCGACTGAGTCGGTCATTCGCAGGTGCAAGTCCCTCGACGTTAAAATGATCGCCGGCGGGCCTCTGTTCACATCTGTGCCCGAAGAGTTCAGCGACGTTGACCATCTTGTTCTGAACGAAGCAGAGATCACGCTGCCGCTCTTTCTCGCGGACCTGAAGGAAGGGCGGGCACGCCATATATATACGTCCCCCCTCTGGGCAGACCTTGCTGCCACTCCGGTACCGCGGTTCGACCTCCTGGACAATAAAAGATACGCGTCCATGAACATCCAGTATTCGCGGGGCTGTCCCTTTGACTGCGATTTTTGCAATATTACCGTGCTCTACGGCCGTGTGCCGCGGACCAAGGACACGTCTCAGGTCCTCGCGGAGCTGAATTCCATCTATACCCGGGGATGGAGGGGAAGCGTCTTCATTGTGGACGACAATTTCATCGGGAATAAGGGAAAGCTCAAGAAGGACGTTCTTCCCGCCATCATCGCCTGGATGGAAAAAAGAAAATATCCCTTTACGCTCTATACGGAGGCATCGATCAATCTTGCGGACGACGAAGAACTGATGAAGCTTATGGTCAGGGCCGGGTTTGATCAGGTCTTTATCGGCATTGAATCGCCGAATGACGAGAGCCTCGCCGAGTGCAGCAAGCTCCAGAACCGGAATCGTGACCTCGTCGCCTGTGTCAGGAAGATCCAGCAGGCCGGAATGGAGGTCCAGGCGGGATTTATCGTGGGGTTTGACAAGGACCCGGCAATGATCTTCGATCGTTTGATCGAGTTCATTCAGGAAAGCGGGATCGTGACCGCGATGGTGGGTCTTTTAAACGCGCCCCATGGCACAAAACTCTATCAGCGCATGAAGCAGGAGGGGAGACTCGTGAAGTCTCTGACCGGCGACAATACGGACTTCTCGATCAATTTCATCCCGAAGATGAGCACCGACGCGCTCCTCTCGGGATATAACTCGATCCTGAAAACGATCTATTCACCGAAACACTATTACGCGCGGGTAAAAACATTCTTGCAGGGACACCATCCTGCGCGGATTCGCAGTGGAAATCTCAGGTTTAATTATGTCATGGCAGGGTTCAAGTCCGCGGTGCGTCTCGGCATTATCGGCAGGGAACGGTACCAATACTGGAAGCTGTTCTTCTGGTCCCTTTTCAGAAGACCCAGGCTCTTTCCCCTCGCCATAACCCTTGCGATCTACGGGTTCCATTTCCGGAAGGTATTCAGTAATCACGAGAAGGCTTTCCGTGCGGGAATTGCGCGCTAACCTGGCGTCTCTCTGCCCATACGTTGAAAACCATGCTGATCGATCTGGCTTGACACCGGCTTCCTTTCGCACTTACTATCGCAATAGTTTTATGTTATAATCCCCGCATCAAAGAACCGAACCCCTTAACAAACGGTTGATCCTTCAGTCCCCGTTACCTGTTTGATGGACATGTCAAAAATATTGCCTTTATCACAACCAGGAACACGTGCTGAACAGTACACGCTTCACATCCCGTTGTACAAGGTGCTGCTTCATAATGACGACCACAACACCATGGAGCACGTGATAAAGGCTCTGGCTCGGGTTTTTAAATTCGAGCAGGGGGTGTGCGAACGGATCATGCTGGAGGCGCATCAGAACGGCATAGCGCTTTGCACGGTAGAGCCGCTGGAAAAGGCTGAGCACCATCGGGATCAGCTTAATTCATATTCACTGATCTCCACCATTGAACCGGATCAGCTATGATCAAGGGAAAATATTTTTACAGGGAAGGCATTCGTTTCGAATGCCAGGGAGAAGGCAAGTGCTGTGTAACGCGCGGCAAGTACGGTTACGTCTATCTGTCGTTCAGTGACCGGAAGCGCCTGGCAGCTCATTTCAACATGCCCACAACCGAGTTCACCGCCGCGTTCGCCCGCAAGGTGGACGGGCTCTATGAGTTGAACTATACCGGCAAGGACTGCCCGTTTCTTCAGGATAACCGTTGCCGGGTCTATGAAGCCCGTCCCTGGCAGTGCCGCACCTGGCCTTTCTGGCCCGAAAACATGAACAGCGTGGTGTGGGAGAAGGAAGTGGCTTCCTGGTGTCCCGGTGCCGGCAAGGGCAGGCTTTATACCGCGGAAGAGATCGCGGACATCCTCGCGAAGAAAAAGGACGTCTCATGACCCTTGAGGCCGGAAGGAACGCCCCCAGATTCTACTGGAACTGAGCGTGGTTTTTTGCTATTATTGCACGGATCGGCGTCAAACGGCATTATTGGTTATTATACCCTGGAGAAACCTATGGAAGAGAAGCCCCGTATCATCATTGTCGATGATGATGAGTCACTGCTGGATGTCCTGAAACGTTATCTCGCTATGCAGGGGCATGACTGCGAAGTTTTTTCCAGCGCCAAGGCAGCACTTGACCATCTCGCAGAAAAACCCTGCGACATCCTTCTCACCGATATCGTCATGCAGGGTATGAAAGGGTTGCAGCTCACGAAGCAGGTAAAACTGTCGTGGCCGAACACGAACGTCATCGTGATGACGGGATTCATTGATGATTATTCTTATGACCAGGCGATCGATGCCGGGGCTTCGGATTTCATCAAAAAACCCTTTTCCGTACATGAGATAATGCTCCGTATCAAACACGTTATGCTTCAGGCGAAGCTGCGGGAGATGTCGATCACCGACGAGTTAACGGGCCTTCTGAACAGGCGCGGATTCTTTGCCATCGCTCAGCAGCAGCTGAAAGTAGCGAAACGGGTTAAAGGAAAACTAACGCTCGTGTTTGCCGACATGGATAACTTCAAGTCAATAAACGACAAATGGGGCCATCATAAGGGCGACGAGGCGTTGGTAGCGATGGCGGAAATATTCAGGCAGTCCTTCCGCGACTCAGATCTTATCGCCCGCATCAGCGGCGATGAGTTTGCGCTGCTCCTTCTTGACACGCATGAAGAAAACTTCAACATTATTTTCAAACGGTTGCAGAATAACATTGATGCGTTTAATGGGCGCTCGGGAGAGATCTTGTTTCTTTCGCTCAGCATTGGCATGGCACTCTATGATTATCGTCGACCATGCTCTATCGACGAGCTTCTGAGGCTGGCGGACGAGCGGATGTACGACAATAAAAAACAGAAGAAGAAGATCGGCCTGCTTTAGCAGGATCCGTATTTTCCCCCTTTGAATAAACCGCGTTTCTCAACTATTATTTTATACCAGATCCATGCCGCTGTGGCGAAATTGGCAGACGCAAGAGACTTAAAATCTCTCGACGGGCAACTGTCGTACCGGTTCGATTCCGGTCAGCGGCACCAGAAATAAAACAAGATCGGCTCTTCAGCCGGTCTTTTTTTATGCGCCGATACGCGGGAGCAGAGGCAGTTCCTCCATACAATCAAGACGTTCTCTGTGTGCTCTGTGGTCATTTTTTATCATTACGGGACCCGGGCACACCAGTTCTTGACGAGAGAGATCGATTGTGGTAATTTGTCATACAAAGAAAATGCTTTACAGGGAGGTAGTGACATCAGATGAACACGGTAAAAACGCTCGGTTTAATGGTATTTATGACCTTGCTCCTTGTCTTCGTAGGAGCTGCGATAGGCGGCAGGGGCGGCATGGTAATGGCTTTTACCATGGCGGCGATAATGAACGTTGGGATGTACTGGTTCAGTGATAAGATAGTCCTCAGGATGTACAAAGCACAGCCGGTGACCGAGGCAGAAGCGCCTGAGCTGCATGCGATCGTTCGTACCTTGGTCCAGAAGGCCGGAATGCCGATGCCCAAGGTCTACATCATTCCTGACGAAACTCCGAATGCCTTTGCAACAGGCAGGAACCCGGAGCACGCGGTGGTCGCTGTTACCCAGGGAATCATGAGAATACTCTCCCGCGATGAACTCTCGGGCGTGATTTCCCACGAACTGGCGCATATCAGGCACCGCGATATGCTTACGGGAACGATCGTGGCGACCATCGCCGGCGCCATCAGCATGCTGGCCCAGATGGCGCAGTGGTCCATGATCTTCGGCGGCAGGCGAGATGATGATGAGGGAGGAAGCCCGATCGTGGCTCTCGTCATGATGATCGTGGCGCCCATTGCGGCGATGCTTGTGCAGATGGCTATCTCGCGCACCCGGGAGTTCGAAGCGGACAAAGGCGGCGCTCAGATCGCCGGGAGCCCTTCGGGGCTGGCGAATGCGCTCCTGAAGCTGGAAAAAGGCTCGCAGCTTGTCCCCATGACGGACGCAAAACCCGCCACGGCCCACATGTTCATCGTGAACCCGCTCACGGGCGGCGGCCTGATGAAACTGTTCAGCACTCACCCGCCTATCGCTGAACGGGTGGCGCGGCTGAACGAGATAGCGAGGGGGCAACGGTAACTGTCTGATCAGGAGAAGGACTTAGGGGTGACCTTAAGTCCTTTTTCCTTGCCAATAAGCGCAGCTATGAATTTTATTTTTACGACCATACTTCAATTCTGTTCTTTGCCCCTGTAGTCAATCGCATCGCACCTCATAAAGAATCCCCTCTACAATGCTCAATTAATAATCTTGATTTTAATGCCGCTTTATTCTATTCTAGTCTTGTTTTTTTATTGAAATAAATTGCTGCTTTTTCTCGATGCCGGCAGTTCCGAGACTTGTTGGAGAAAAGGATATCGCTACTCCCATGAACACTAAGACTGCAAGCGTGGATACGCGCAGGAGTCTTGTCTACTGGCTCACACGGCTTCTGCCGCTGTTGGTTGTCGGCCTGGCTGCGGCTTTTGCGCTTCGTCGGCTGGGCAACACTGACACCTGGTGGCACCTGGCCGCCGGTCGCTGGATCGCCACTCATGGTACCGTCCCTCACCTGGACACGCTCTCCTGGACAGTTCCCGATCATCCATGGATCAACGTCCAATGGCTCTATGATGTGATCATGTACGGGATATACAAGCTCGGCGGGCCGAACCTGCTTGTCATAAGCTCGGTGATGGCCTATACCGCTACTATTGCAATACTGCTGGTAAATGTCCGTCGCCATGTTGGCCCCCTGGCGGCTGCCGTGCTCTGCGCCTGGGCAGTGATGATCTCTCAGGAACGTTTCGAGATCCGTCCGGAGATGGTTTCGTATCTTCTCCTTTCGGTGATGCTCTGGCTTTACGCCACGGGCCGGGTTTCGAACAGCAAGCGACTGTGGGCCATCCCGGTTGTGATGTGCCTTTGGGCCAACGCTCACTCCCTTTTTGTTCTGGGTATGGTAATCATCATAAGTCAGATGGTCGGTAGTCTCATCACCGACCTGTCGATCCTCCCTTCGGGTTGGCGCCGACCAATTGAACCTGCGGTTCGAAAGCAACTGCTCACGACCGGGGCCATCGGGCTTGCGGTTACACTGATCAACCCGTTTTTCATCAAGGGAGCGTTTTTCCCGTTCAAGCTCATGTCAAGGATCAGCGGCGATAACCCTGTGTTCCGGGCTATTGGTGAGTTCCGCCGTCCATTCGAAAACTACTTCGTCAATAATACGGTCCTGGCATACCGGTGGTTCTTTTTCTTTGCAGTTGCAGTTTTACTCGTGGCAATGGTTATCGCGGCATTGCAGAGGAGTTCAAGTTCCGCCGGCATGGGCAAAGAATTGAGCCGAGCGGATCGACGACGCCTGCTCCGTGAAGAACAACGCCGCAAGGGCGCTCCGCCATCTCCATTGCAGGATCAGCCGCAGGAGGTTACTTCCGCGGCAATACACCTCGATCTTGCCGATATCGTCGTACTCGCCGGCATCGCCTATCTCTCGCTTCTCGCCCGTCGAAATATGGCGCTCTTCGCGATTGGCGGCACGCCCGCTATTGCCGCCTGTCTCGCGCTTTTAGCAGCACGCTTTCCTCACGCGCTGAGATCTACGCTGACGCAGGTAAAGGGTGTCTTTGCCGCTGTCCTGATA
This portion of the Nitrospirota bacterium genome encodes:
- a CDS encoding tRNA-dihydrouridine synthase family protein, coding for MKTRVRKIQVRDLQIDPPLLLAPMAGITHSAFRQICCGFGGVGLLSTEMLAARRLPTESSRFSPYIIRTALEKPLSYQLLISTEQEVAPAIEVLHKLKADAIDLNMGCPASAVGKFGAGIQLMELPRDVRCMVAEARKRTTLPLTAKIRLGIELDEQKLLDFCAMLEDEGIDMLSVHARLKKESFARTPRWEWVARVKGRLSIPVIANGGIFTVQDAENCLRISGADGLMLGRGAVIQPWLFAEIAREVYGCTLAQSAVSLPMVYNSFIDHLIELYRPEYRLGRLKEFTHYFARNYKFGHLLASRVQTSASVDEVRERAGIFFERGE
- a CDS encoding ATP-dependent Clp protease adaptor ClpS codes for the protein MSKILPLSQPGTRAEQYTLHIPLYKVLLHNDDHNTMEHVIKALARVFKFEQGVCERIMLEAHQNGIALCTVEPLEKAEHHRDQLNSYSLISTIEPDQL
- the htpX gene encoding zinc metalloprotease HtpX, which translates into the protein MNTVKTLGLMVFMTLLLVFVGAAIGGRGGMVMAFTMAAIMNVGMYWFSDKIVLRMYKAQPVTEAEAPELHAIVRTLVQKAGMPMPKVYIIPDETPNAFATGRNPEHAVVAVTQGIMRILSRDELSGVISHELAHIRHRDMLTGTIVATIAGAISMLAQMAQWSMIFGGRRDDDEGGSPIVALVMMIVAPIAAMLVQMAISRTREFEADKGGAQIAGSPSGLANALLKLEKGSQLVPMTDAKPATAHMFIVNPLTGGGLMKLFSTHPPIAERVARLNEIARGQR
- a CDS encoding diguanylate cyclase, with protein sequence MEEKPRIIIVDDDESLLDVLKRYLAMQGHDCEVFSSAKAALDHLAEKPCDILLTDIVMQGMKGLQLTKQVKLSWPNTNVIVMTGFIDDYSYDQAIDAGASDFIKKPFSVHEIMLRIKHVMLQAKLREMSITDELTGLLNRRGFFAIAQQQLKVAKRVKGKLTLVFADMDNFKSINDKWGHHKGDEALVAMAEIFRQSFRDSDLIARISGDEFALLLLDTHEENFNIIFKRLQNNIDAFNGRSGEILFLSLSIGMALYDYRRPCSIDELLRLADERMYDNKKQKKKIGLL
- a CDS encoding YkgJ family cysteine cluster protein, which encodes MIKGKYFYREGIRFECQGEGKCCVTRGKYGYVYLSFSDRKRLAAHFNMPTTEFTAAFARKVDGLYELNYTGKDCPFLQDNRCRVYEARPWQCRTWPFWPENMNSVVWEKEVASWCPGAGKGRLYTAEEIADILAKKKDVS
- a CDS encoding B12-binding domain-containing radical SAM protein, which produces MKILLVYPKYPITFWSFKYALKFISKNASLPPLGLLTVAAMLPADWEVRLVDKNVKNLSDADLLWADYVFLSAMSIQRESTESVIRRCKSLDVKMIAGGPLFTSVPEEFSDVDHLVLNEAEITLPLFLADLKEGRARHIYTSPLWADLAATPVPRFDLLDNKRYASMNIQYSRGCPFDCDFCNITVLYGRVPRTKDTSQVLAELNSIYTRGWRGSVFIVDDNFIGNKGKLKKDVLPAIIAWMEKRKYPFTLYTEASINLADDEELMKLMVRAGFDQVFIGIESPNDESLAECSKLQNRNRDLVACVRKIQQAGMEVQAGFIVGFDKDPAMIFDRLIEFIQESGIVTAMVGLLNAPHGTKLYQRMKQEGRLVKSLTGDNTDFSINFIPKMSTDALLSGYNSILKTIYSPKHYYARVKTFLQGHHPARIRSGNLRFNYVMAGFKSAVRLGIIGRERYQYWKLFFWSLFRRPRLFPLAITLAIYGFHFRKVFSNHEKAFRAGIAR
- a CDS encoding PilZ domain-containing protein — encoded protein: MEHNRNSERQPVTVKRDLAMNVIKFKQLDRTDHHGHIVDISRNGVGIESNTPMEPGLVWFRERIWGQHGGVLLWSKQVGTQYRSGIRFASLPDDATIGFHDQSAQSVFREPLKDLEPLVAMQLGSIKRDPVSGSESKWAAS
- a CDS encoding class II fructose-1,6-bisphosphate aldolase: MEKVSYKDIGLVTTTEMFAKAMKGKYAIPAYNFNNMEQLQAIVMGCVESKSPFILQVSSGARKYANQTLLRFLAMGAVGMIKDANSPVKFALHLDHGDTFELCKSCVDTGFSSIMIDGSHHSYDDNVKLTRQVVEYCHANNVVVEGELGQLAGIEDAVSAEKSTYTKPEQVEDFVKKTNVDSLAISIGTSHGAMKFKPEQCTRDSRGVLVPPPLRFDILEEIEKRIPGFPIVLHGASSVIPDYVEIINKNGGALKDAVGIPEEQLRKAARSAVCKVNIDSDGRLAMTAMIRKTLAEKPSEFDPRKYLGPARDELIKMIIHKNKEVLGSAGQA